A window of Chloroflexota bacterium contains these coding sequences:
- a CDS encoding putative DNA binding domain-containing protein, with protein sequence MRWYRVDLHLHTAASREYEEPDVTYLQMLEVAEEQELDIIAFTDHNSVAGYASMQRQIEALELLERLGRLNPSEKEMLEEYRRLLRKILVLPGFEFTATLGFHILGIFSEKTPVRLLEHLLLELRVPPDKLDEGSTEVGATTDVLTAYRVVDAAGGLVIAAHVNSAHGVAMRGFGYGGQTKIAYTQDPHLHALETTDLETKGRRTIAAFYNGSKPEYPRRMHCIQGSDAHRLRADPLDRNKLGIGDRATEILLPEPTFEAIKAVFLGDDFTRTRPYRRAQAPFDYVEAARAQGPNIVQSFHDSMERKGGHLRAILCDVVAFANTKGGTIFVGVGPNLKTPPKGVDAPEQAIATLLTEIKRAITPPLEVDADVLKSRGRNIIRLNVPEGDDPPYALEGTRIYIRQESETSEAVRDEIVQLVKEALGPQIAPPEAVEAHEVAHRIEPPKTGVEIIETVEREGTLYHTMKDLRNGNVVRDVTRTSARKLWQYAIVEKETNPVTEDKVTWRGDIGLWKSYRRAGRTRYDFVQRGANGTLHVYYGVTEEGVHGEWREFMKGE encoded by the coding sequence ATGCGATGGTACCGTGTTGATCTGCATCTACACACCGCCGCGTCTCGTGAATACGAGGAGCCAGATGTTACTTACTTGCAAATGCTGGAGGTGGCAGAGGAGCAGGAACTGGATATCATCGCCTTCACTGATCACAATTCGGTGGCGGGCTATGCCAGCATGCAACGCCAGATCGAGGCACTCGAGTTGCTCGAGCGCCTGGGGCGCCTGAATCCCTCTGAGAAGGAGATGTTGGAAGAATACCGGCGGCTCTTGAGGAAAATCCTGGTACTGCCCGGATTTGAATTCACGGCCACCTTGGGTTTTCACATTCTCGGTATTTTCTCGGAAAAGACACCTGTGCGTCTGTTAGAGCACCTTCTCCTGGAGTTGCGTGTGCCACCGGACAAACTCGATGAGGGCTCTACAGAAGTGGGTGCTACTACAGACGTGCTCACCGCATATCGGGTGGTAGACGCGGCGGGAGGTCTCGTTATCGCTGCCCACGTCAATTCTGCCCATGGCGTTGCGATGCGCGGCTTCGGCTACGGCGGCCAGACGAAAATTGCCTACACTCAGGACCCCCACTTGCACGCCTTAGAGACCACTGATTTGGAAACAAAAGGACGACGCACTATCGCTGCCTTCTATAACGGCTCCAAACCCGAGTATCCTCGCCGGATGCATTGTATCCAAGGCTCGGATGCTCATCGCTTACGTGCCGACCCGCTGGATCGGAACAAACTTGGCATCGGTGACCGGGCTACGGAGATCTTGCTGCCCGAACCCACTTTCGAAGCCATCAAAGCCGTTTTCTTAGGCGATGATTTCACTCGCACGCGACCTTACCGTCGTGCCCAAGCCCCGTTTGATTATGTTGAGGCTGCCCGTGCCCAAGGGCCCAACATTGTCCAATCTTTTCACGACTCCATGGAAAGAAAAGGTGGTCATCTGCGCGCTATCCTATGTGATGTAGTGGCTTTTGCGAATACAAAGGGCGGCACGATTTTTGTCGGCGTAGGACCGAACCTAAAGACTCCACCCAAGGGTGTAGATGCGCCTGAACAGGCAATCGCCACGTTACTCACCGAAATCAAGCGCGCCATCACCCCACCACTTGAGGTCGATGCGGATGTACTGAAGAGCCGGGGCCGTAACATCATCCGCCTAAACGTGCCTGAGGGAGATGACCCGCCCTACGCTTTGGAAGGAACCCGCATCTACATCCGTCAGGAGTCGGAGACCAGCGAGGCTGTGCGCGATGAGATTGTGCAATTGGTGAAAGAGGCTTTGGGTCCTCAGATAGCCCCACCAGAGGCAGTCGAAGCACATGAGGTGGCACACCGCATCGAGCCGCCCAAGACTGGCGTGGAGATCATCGAGACGGTGGAGCGGGAGGGTACGCTGTACCATACCATGAAAGACCTCCGAAACGGCAATGTGGTCCGCGATGTAACCCGTACCTCAGCACGGAAACTGTGGCAATATGCTATTGTAGAAAAAGAAACGAACCCCGTAACGGAGGACAAGGTTACCTGGCGGGGTGACATCGGGCTCTGGAAATCGTATCGTCGCGCCGGACGGACACGTTATGATTTCGTGCAACGCGGTGCCAATGGCACTCTGCATGTTTACTATGGCGTCACGGAGGAGGGTGTGCACGGAGAGTGGCGGGAATTCATGAAGGGGGAGTGA
- the lon gene encoding endopeptidase La translates to MKLFALSDNPQEQVKSSAPEGTSEIPSIPSVLPILPLKNTVVYPIPILLPLIVGQPRSVRLVDDVVVGDRLVGLVALKDPNKEEPGPDDMYHVGSVAVINRYAKAPDGTIRLFIQGIERIRLTEFVQSEPYFKARIEVIPDRAEEGVEVEALMRNAVELFRRMAQLMPYMPEELTMATLSITDPRQLVYLLASYVRMEMNDAQQILEMDSVKAKLEKLTGVMNRELEVLELGKKIQERAQSELEKAQREYILREQMKAIQKELGEADEQQAEINELRRRIEEAGMPPEADKEARRELDRLSKMPPAAAEYSVIKTYLDWLVSLPWNKSTPDNLDINRARQVLDEDHYNLEKIKDRILEYLAVRKLKKERLAVEGETVEEDVREDYIRRQREGVILCFVGPPGTGKTSLGLSIARALGRKFVRQSLGGMRDEAEIRGHRRTYIGAMPGRIIQALKRVESKNPVFMLDEVDKIGTDWRGDPSSALLEVLDPEQNREFRDHYLDVPFDLSEVMFICTANLLDPIPPALRDRMEILQLSGYTEEEKIKIAQGYLIPRQRKENVLKESEIEFTVEALRKIIRDYTREAGVRNLERQIGAICRKVATKIAAGEIQEKVIVTPELVAEYLGRPRFFFEAAERTEIPGVATGLAWTETGGDILFVEATKMPGKKAFTITGQLGDVMKESAEAALSYVRSKAETLGIDKTFFEHNDLHLHIPAGAIPKDGPSAGVTMATALVSLLSNRPVRSDVGMTGEITLRGQVLPVGGVKEKVLAARRAGLTTVILPKRNAPDLEELPEDIRKEMNFVLVDTVDEVLAAALTDGTGPKAQSKRASRSKSAKRQT, encoded by the coding sequence ATGAAGTTGTTCGCATTAAGCGATAACCCACAGGAACAGGTGAAATCTTCAGCGCCGGAAGGCACGAGCGAGATACCTAGTATCCCGTCCGTTTTGCCTATTCTGCCTTTAAAGAATACCGTTGTGTATCCAATACCCATTTTGCTGCCCCTCATCGTTGGGCAGCCTCGTTCAGTACGTCTGGTGGACGACGTAGTGGTTGGAGACCGATTGGTAGGATTAGTGGCCCTCAAGGATCCCAACAAAGAGGAACCGGGCCCAGATGATATGTACCACGTGGGCTCCGTCGCGGTCATCAATCGCTATGCCAAAGCGCCCGATGGAACTATCCGCTTGTTTATCCAGGGCATCGAACGGATTCGCCTTACGGAATTTGTCCAGTCCGAGCCTTACTTCAAGGCGCGTATCGAGGTCATTCCAGACCGCGCGGAAGAGGGCGTCGAAGTCGAAGCCCTTATGCGCAATGCAGTAGAACTGTTCCGACGCATGGCTCAACTCATGCCTTATATGCCTGAAGAATTAACTATGGCTACGTTGAGCATCACGGATCCGCGGCAACTCGTCTATTTGTTGGCCTCCTACGTGCGCATGGAAATGAACGATGCCCAGCAAATACTCGAAATGGATAGCGTTAAAGCCAAATTGGAAAAATTGACCGGCGTGATGAACCGCGAGTTGGAGGTGTTGGAACTCGGTAAAAAAATCCAGGAACGAGCCCAATCGGAGTTGGAAAAAGCTCAACGCGAGTACATCCTGCGCGAGCAGATGAAAGCCATTCAGAAGGAGCTGGGGGAGGCTGATGAGCAGCAGGCGGAAATAAACGAACTACGCCGGCGCATAGAGGAAGCGGGCATGCCTCCTGAGGCGGATAAGGAGGCACGGCGCGAATTAGACCGGCTATCCAAAATGCCGCCCGCCGCGGCCGAATACTCCGTGATCAAGACTTATTTGGACTGGTTGGTGAGTCTGCCCTGGAACAAATCCACGCCGGATAACCTGGATATCAACCGGGCACGTCAGGTGCTCGACGAGGATCACTACAACCTCGAGAAAATCAAAGACCGCATTTTGGAATACCTGGCTGTGCGCAAACTCAAGAAAGAGCGCCTCGCTGTCGAAGGGGAGACGGTGGAGGAGGACGTGCGCGAGGACTACATCCGCCGGCAGCGCGAGGGTGTAATCTTATGCTTTGTGGGGCCGCCTGGCACCGGTAAGACTTCGCTGGGCCTGTCCATCGCCAGGGCGCTGGGGCGCAAGTTCGTGCGCCAGTCGTTGGGTGGGATGCGAGACGAGGCCGAGATCCGTGGTCACCGACGCACTTATATCGGTGCTATGCCAGGCCGCATCATCCAGGCTCTCAAGCGCGTGGAATCCAAAAATCCTGTCTTCATGTTGGACGAAGTGGACAAAATCGGCACAGACTGGCGAGGTGACCCGTCGTCTGCTCTGCTGGAAGTGTTAGACCCGGAGCAGAACCGCGAGTTCCGCGATCATTATCTAGACGTGCCATTCGATCTCTCGGAGGTGATGTTTATCTGCACGGCGAACCTGCTCGACCCTATCCCACCTGCGTTGCGAGATCGGATGGAGATCCTGCAACTCTCCGGGTATACCGAGGAAGAGAAGATTAAAATCGCCCAGGGCTACCTCATCCCCCGCCAGCGCAAGGAGAACGTGCTGAAAGAGAGCGAGATTGAATTCACCGTCGAGGCCCTGCGCAAGATCATCCGCGACTACACTCGAGAGGCCGGTGTGCGCAACTTGGAACGGCAGATCGGTGCTATCTGTCGCAAAGTGGCCACCAAAATCGCAGCAGGTGAGATACAAGAGAAGGTAATCGTCACCCCAGAATTGGTCGCAGAATATCTGGGTCGGCCGCGCTTTTTCTTCGAGGCAGCTGAACGCACGGAGATACCGGGCGTGGCCACTGGATTGGCCTGGACTGAGACTGGCGGAGACATCCTTTTCGTCGAAGCCACCAAGATGCCCGGAAAGAAGGCGTTTACCATCACCGGGCAACTGGGCGACGTGATGAAAGAGTCCGCTGAAGCAGCCCTAAGTTACGTGCGCTCCAAGGCAGAAACGCTGGGCATTGATAAGACCTTTTTTGAGCACAACGATCTCCACCTGCACATCCCAGCAGGGGCCATTCCCAAAGACGGTCCATCAGCAGGCGTCACAATGGCCACCGCATTGGTTTCTCTCCTGAGTAACCGGCCTGTGCGCTCGGATGTAGGGATGACCGGTGAAATTACCTTGCGCGGGCAGGTGTTGCCAGTTGGCGGTGTGAAAGAGAAGGTATTGGCCGCCAGGCGAGCAGGGTTAACCACGGTTATCTTGCCAAAACGTAACGCGCCCGATCTGGAGGAATTGCCCGAAGATATCCGCAAAGAAATGAACTTTGTGCTCGTAGACACAGTGGATGAGGTGCTAGCGGCCGCGCTGACGGATGGCACGGGCCCAAAAGCACAAAGCAAGAGAGCGAGCAGGTCAAAAAGTGCCAAAAGACAAACCTAG
- a CDS encoding Hsp20/alpha crystallin family protein produces the protein METEKLLLQSEDEFSVIRWTFGFSTPHEWRSRRRPRIWHPPTDVYETDSHLMVRIEVAGMHEEDFAISLDKRVLTVEGYREDPEAKLTYQRMEIPYGPFHIEVYLPWDQEPEDAVATYDNGFLTIAIPKQRRPTKVPITLGDQGE, from the coding sequence ATGGAGACGGAAAAATTATTGCTTCAGAGCGAGGATGAATTCTCAGTCATCCGCTGGACATTTGGGTTTAGTACGCCTCATGAGTGGCGCTCGAGACGGAGACCGCGTATCTGGCATCCTCCTACGGATGTTTACGAGACCGATAGTCATCTGATGGTCCGCATCGAAGTGGCTGGTATGCATGAGGAGGATTTCGCCATCTCGTTGGACAAGCGCGTGCTTACGGTTGAGGGCTACCGAGAGGACCCTGAGGCTAAACTCACATATCAGCGAATGGAGATACCATACGGTCCGTTTCATATTGAGGTGTATCTGCCCTGGGACCAAGAGCCGGAAGATGCCGTCGCCACCTACGATAATGGCTTCCTGACCATCGCCATCCCCAAGCAGAGGCGCCCCACAAAGGTGCCCATTACACTGGGGGACCAGGGGGAATGA
- a CDS encoding lysophospholipid acyltransferase family protein — MSRRTKDQQSLISNNLGQQLLYRLVVIVASIARSLPPSFCYAVATLLADAAFAIWHSKRVITIENMRHVLGADASEEKVRRTARRAYRNYTRLIADMLLMPGMSSEDLEARLKTNAWEIVESALASGKGVLLVSGHFGHPMIAGLLLASRGYKVNVIAEMHSILGINAVVRRYHANWGLCPIPMEYGLKQVYRALRNNELVAVIIDRPVLDEPNGVPIMLFGQQTYWPAGCATLSLRTGAKILVGYVAREPDDAFQCTVRLLDRPSTTGNPETDVQAITQEIANILEEGIRRYPDQWFMFRRTWHGG; from the coding sequence GTGTCTAGGAGAACAAAAGACCAGCAAAGCCTGATATCCAACAATTTGGGACAACAACTCCTTTACCGATTGGTCGTGATCGTTGCTTCTATCGCTCGCTCTCTTCCACCTTCGTTCTGCTATGCGGTGGCTACGCTTTTGGCAGATGCTGCTTTCGCGATATGGCATTCTAAAAGAGTCATTACGATTGAAAACATGCGTCACGTCTTGGGCGCCGATGCATCCGAAGAGAAGGTTCGGCGCACCGCGCGCAGAGCCTATCGCAACTATACCCGCCTGATCGCCGACATGTTGCTTATGCCCGGCATGAGCAGCGAAGACCTAGAAGCGAGACTGAAAACCAATGCCTGGGAGATAGTCGAGAGCGCACTGGCGAGCGGCAAGGGTGTTCTTTTGGTCAGCGGCCATTTTGGACACCCTATGATAGCAGGGCTTCTCCTGGCCAGTCGGGGCTATAAGGTCAACGTCATTGCAGAGATGCACAGTATCCTCGGCATCAATGCCGTCGTTCGAAGATACCATGCCAACTGGGGGCTGTGCCCCATTCCGATGGAATATGGCCTGAAACAGGTATATAGGGCATTGCGAAACAACGAACTGGTTGCCGTTATCATCGATCGACCTGTTCTCGATGAACCCAACGGCGTGCCGATAATGCTGTTTGGCCAGCAAACCTACTGGCCTGCCGGGTGTGCTACGCTCTCCCTCCGCACGGGTGCGAAGATCCTGGTAGGCTATGTGGCGCGGGAGCCGGATGATGCTTTTCAGTGCACCGTACGATTGCTTGATAGGCCATCAACAACAGGCAATCCAGAGACTGATGTACAGGCGATCACCCAAGAAATTGCCAATATCCTGGAAGAAGGCATCCGTCGCTACCCTGATCAATGGTTTATGTTCCGCCGCACTTGGCACGGCGGGTGA